From the genome of bacterium:
TTCGATCCGTGGACGGTGTTCAAGGTGTCGCTCCTCCTGCACGTGGTGTTCGCAGCCGCCACGTTGATCGGCCTGCTCCTCATGTGGTCCCTGGTGGAGAGGGCGGGCATCCCCGCCTCGCTCGACCGGTTCCTGATCACTATCAGCCTGGTTGACGAGGGCTCGGTCTTCTTCGACAACGGGAGCCGGTTCATCCGGGTGGCGATCTTCTTCTCGGTGGTGTTCGGGGCGGCGATGACCCTGCTGACCACGCTGGCGGCGGTGTTCTACAACCTGACGTCCGACGTGGTGGGCGGCGTGGAGGTGGTCATGCTGGAGGAGACATTGCAGGTGCCGGCGGCCCCGGTGCCCAGCCCCCCGGATCCGGACCCGGAGACCCCACCCGAGGGCTCCGCCGAGATGCCCACCCTGGCCGGCGACCGCTGGTGGAGTAGTTTCTAGCTGTACGTCTCTAGTTTCCGTCAACCACCAACCAGGGACTGATCACCTAGGCGGCGGCGAACCGGGCCACCTGCATGCCGGCGTCCTGGGCCAGGCGTACGAAGACCCCTTCCGGATCACCGGGACCGCCGGCGCCGCGCGGGTAGGCGCCGCGCGCGGCGGCCAGGATGGCCGCGCCGAAGCACACCGCGTCGAGGAATCTCGCCTCGTCCGAGACGCCGTGGACCACGGATGCGCTCCCCTCGGCGTCACGGAACTCGAGATCGACCCGGACCGCCTTCCACGCCGAGTCTGTGGGGGCCGGGCAGCATGCCACATCCGGCCAGGGAAGGGGGTTCTCCCCCCAGCCGGCCCACAGCGACCCGACCGGCTCGGGGAATGTGACCGCCCGGCCGGCCCGGAGCGGCCGGCCCGCCACGGTCCACGCCAGGCGGGCGTTGACCGGCTCGGCCGACCGGGGAAGCATCGACAGGGCCAGCGCGGCGGCCAGGCCCGCCCCGCTCCCGGCTCCGCTGACGATCGTGGCGCCGGGGGCTACGGCGAAGCGGGCCGGCAGGTCGGCGGAAACCACCACGGGCAGGCCCAGATCGCACGCCTCCTCGACGAGCGGGAGGCAGGCGGCGGTCACGGCGTCGACAGCGAGCACGTCCCAGCCGGCCACCGAGCCCGGTGGTGCTGCGGAATCCGGGCCGGTCTGCAACCGGCCGATCTCCACACCCGGGTCGGCCTGGAGCACCCGGATCACACGGTTGCTCCGATCGCCGCCCGTGTGGAGAGCGATTCGATGGGTCACCGATGGCCCACGGGATGCCAGGTGCCGGGTGTGGCGGGGGGCTCCGTGTAGGCCGAGGCCCGCAACCTCCACGAGGTCACCGCGGCAGCGGCCGTCGCCAGCAGGGCCAGTGCCAGGAGCGTTCGGAACTTCATGCCGGAGAGTCTACGAGTTTGCCGTTGCCTAGTTGGCGGCGCGGCAGCGCGGCCCTCTCCACCGGAGAGCGGCGGTCGGCTCACGAGATCGGCCAAGGGGGTTGAAAGCGTCACACCCTCACGATACGTTGCTGGTTGCCAAGCACCACTACCGGCCGAAGGCTCTTGCCGATCGGTTCGGCCGGCCTGGAGGGAACATACAGGGCTTCATGGAGCGAGCCGCCGAAACCCGGCATCCGGTCGGGCACGGCCGACCACGCTCCGAGCCACGGTGGCGGCGGCGGGGGAGGGCCCGGTGCGGGACGCGTTTGGGCGATTTTCGCGTTCTTGTCGGGCCGAGGAAACCAGGTCCATCATCCTGAGCGGCGACACCTCCACCCGCAACCCCTAACCCCCCGCCATGCCCCCATCCGCGGTTCCTCAGGATCAGGGCGTCATGGGTGGTGCGGTGTTCCTCAGGTTCGGGGGCTGCAATGTTCTTGAGGCGTGGGGCGTCATGGGTGGTGCGGTGTTCCTGAGGATCGAGGCGTGCCACAATCGCGCCGCATGGATGAATCACTGAGGGCCGATCTAGTGGCCCGCCTTGCCGCCGCCGGCGATCCCGACCGGGCGGAGGGCCAGCAGCGATACATGAAGTCAGAACTCCCCTTTCACGGGGTCCGGGTGCCCGAGGTGCGGCGCCTGGCCGGGGCGGTCGTCAGGGACCATCCGCTGACCGATCCCGATGCCTGGGAGGAGACCGTTGTCGGGATATGGCGGGCGGCCACACACCGGGAGCAGCGCTACGGGGCCATCGAGTTGGCCTACGCCCGGCCCTACCGAGGGTGGCTGCGGCCCGATCGGCTGGCGATGGTGGACGAGATGATCGTTACCGGCGCCTGGTGGGACTACGTGGATCAACTGGCGAGCAAGCACATGGGCCACCTGCTCGGTACGTACCCGGCGGACATCCGTCCGGTACTGCTCTCGTGGGCGGAGGACGACGACATATGGCGGCGCCGGACCGCGATACTGGCCCAACTCCGGTTCAAGGACCGTACCGATCCCGACCTCCTCTTCACCGTGATCGAACCTTCCATCGCCCGCAAGGAGTTCTTCCTGCGCAAGGCGATCGGATGGGCGCTGCGGGCGTACTCCAAGACCTGCCCCGACGCGGTGACCCGCTACGTGGAGGCCAACCGCCGCCGTCTCTCCCCCCTCAGCAGGCGCGAGGCCATGAAGGCGCTGGATTCCTAGTGGCCTGCGGCCACCGATCCGGCGGTAATCGGGGGTGGCGCATCCACCCACCACACGAGATCTCTTAATACCAACACTTGCAAGATGGACTCATAGCAACTTCAATTGAGAAGAAGGCAACGTGAGGACTCCCGGTGCACGAGCCAGCTGAAGAGGCATCGCAGGACCGCCACGACCACCATGACCACGGTCACGGCCATGGTCACGATCACGCGCCGGCTCCAGGACACCACGACGACCATGATCACGGTCACGACCATGACCACAGTCACGGCCATGGTCACGATCACGCGCCGGCTCAAGGAGTGCTCTCCAAGCTGAAACACCTTGTCGTGCCTCACTCCCACGACCACAGCGAGACGATCCAGTCGGCCGACGAGTCGAGCGAAGAGGGGATACGGGCCGCATGGATCGGGCTGGCCGGCATGATGGCGACCGCGGTGGCACAGGTAGTCATCGTTGCTCTGTCGGGTTCGATCGCGTTGCTGGCTGACACCATCCACAACCTTGGCCATGCCGCTACCACGATCCCGTTGATCGTGGCGTTTCGCATGGGCCGCTGGCGAGCTACCAAGCGATACACCTACGGCTTCCGGCGAGCCGAGGACCTTGTCGGGCTGTTCATCGGGTTGATCATCCTGGCAAGCGTGGCGATCATCATTTGGGAGTCCGTCGACGCCTTGATCAACCCGCGAGTGGTGACCAATCTCTGGTGGGTGTTCGCGGCGGGGATCGTGGGTTTTCTCGGAAACGAGATCGTGGCTGTCTATCGGATCCGCGCCGGTCGGCGGATTGGCTCTGCGGCACTCATTGCTGAAGGCCAGCATGCACGAGCGGATGGACTGACATCGATCGCGGTTGCGATCGGCATGGTCGGAGTCTGGCTCGGCTACCCCCGAGCCGACCCGATCGTGGGATTCCTGATCGCGATCGTGATTCTTGGAATCCTCGTATCGTCAATGCGTACCGTTGTGAGGCGGCTGATGGACGGTGTCGACGAGGGGCTGATTGACCACCTCACCGCGACAGTCAAAGAGACACCCGGTGTGGTGGCAGTCGACACGGTGCGCGCCAGGTGGTCGGGCCATCGGATGTCGGGGGAGGTCGCAATCCAGATCGACCCGGCGCAGACTGTGCTCCGAGGCCACCGAATCGCCGAAGAGGTAGAACACGCCGTACTTCATGCCGTGCCCAACACGGATAGCGTTGTCGTCCATTTGCATCCTGCGGTCCCGGCAGATGAGGCGTCGAGTCTGCATGAGCTCTCGGGCCACCACGCCAGTCGCGAGGCCAGGGAGGCGTACAGAGCCCGCCAGGCCTCTCACTAGTTGCTAGTTGCTAGTTTATGTTGGATTATACTGAGCACTGAGCACTGAGCACTGAGCACTAGACCGGGTCGAAGTCGACCGTGAGGCCCTGGTAGATAGGGTCGTAGTAGCCGCCACCGTCCAGATAGTCGGGATTCCATGACTTGGCTCCGGACCCCACCCTCCGGTAGACGAAGGGCGACTGGTGCAACCTCTCCCGGTGGAACCGGCCATCGGGACCGGAGGGGATGTCGGTGCCGTCCCCGTACAGCAGGAGACCCCCGTCGGCGTAGACCTCGTGTTGGGGGTCGATGTCCCGGTACTCGTGGCTGGCGTTGATCAGCTTGTGCCCGAGTTCATGGGCGACGGTCTTCCAGGAGTTGGCCCTCGACAGGTTGGTGAGGGTGATGACGCCCCGCAGATGGCGCGGGATCGTGTCCCGGTGCGAGTAGCCCGGGAAGGACAGGGCGTTGGTGGCAACGGTCTTCAACTGCCAGGTACGTTCGTCGATCCGGTCATGGAAGGACATGAAGACGTCCTCGAGGACCAGGAGATGGATCCGCCGGTCATGCTCCGGTCCCGTGCCGATCACGCTCTCGAACACGGCCAGAGCACCGGGCGACAGCCTGGACGGCCGCCTCTGGCGCTCCCTGTAGAGGTTGGCGTAGCGACCACCGGGCAGTTCCGAGCCCGGCGGCTCGGCATGGAGAACTAGCAGCTCCGGGTCGACCGGCCCGGTCCGGACCGAGACGACGGCCAACTGCACCCCGACCGCGCCGAAGATCCGGCGGGCCTCCGCCACGCCGTCGAGCACCATGTCGAGTTCCACTTTCCGCCGGTGGGCCGGTTCCAGGTTGGCCGGATAGAAGATGCCTATGTCAACGGTGGCTCCTCCGTCCTCCAGGTCGGCGTTGAAGGACTCCAGGTCGATCGGGACCGGGACCCCCCACTCGGTCCGGCCCCCCGTGCCGTTCCCGGTCTGTGTAAGTTGTCCGCCATGAACCGACATGGGTGTCCTGATCGCTGTAGACGAGCGCTTCGGGGCCATCCTACGTCGGGCCGGGCTCTCCGACCGCTGCGAGTGGGCCGGTTACGAGAACCCGTCCCCGAGGGGCGGGAGAGATGACTACGGCAACCGCCGTGGAACGCCACGGGCCGTCGCGGGACGCCACCGCCACCGGTGCGAACCTGCTCGACATCGAGAACCTGGCGGTCCGCTTCGAACTGCCCACCGAGACGATCCGTGCGGTCAGCGGCGTGAGCCTCAAGGTCGCTCCCAGCGAGACCTTCGCGCTGGTCGGGGAGTCCGGTTCCGGCAAGAGCGTTTCCATGCTGTCCGTCATGGGCCTGCTGCCCTCGCCGCCCGCGCTGGTGTCGGGGTCCATCCGGCTGGAGGGTCGCGAGATCGTCGGTATGCCGGCCAGGGAGTTGAAGCGCATCCGCGGCCGGGACGTGGCGATGGTCTTCCAGGAGCCGATGTCCTCGCTGAATCCTGTCCATCGGGTTGGCCGCCAGATCGGCGAGAGCCTCCGCATACATCGGGGCTTCACGAAGGCCGAGGCCCGGCGACGGGCTATCGAGCTTCTCGACCGGGTCGGCATACCGTCCGCCGCATCGCGGGTGGACGACTACCCGCACGAGTTCTCGGGAGGCATGCGCCAGCGCGCCATGATCGCCATGGCCCTGGCGTGCGAGCCCAAGCTGCTCATCGCCGACGAACCGACCACCGCTCTCGACGTGACCGTCCAGGCCCAGATCGTCGACCTGGTGCGCGAGGTCCAGGACGAGTACCGGCTGGCGGTCGTGTGGATCACCCATGACCTGGGCGTCGTGGCCGAGATAGCCGATCGGGTGGCGGTCATGTACGCAGGTCGCATAGCCGAGACCGGTCCCGCCCACGAGATCTACCGTTCGACCCGGCATCCCTACACGTCCGGATTGCTGCGCTCGATCCCGCGGCTGGACCGGCCCGTGACCACCCGCCTCGCCGAGATTCCGGGTTCGCCCCTGCGCGTGGCCGAGGAGTTGAGAGGCTGCCCATTCGACGCGAGGTGTCCCCTCGCTGGGGAGGGGTGCAGCGAGGCGCTTCCCGAATTGGAGGAAGTGGGCCCCGGCCGGCACGGCTCGGCTTGCATACACCATCACCAGATGGGTGATCCTTCCGACCTGTGGTCGGAGGGATCCGTACCCGGGGAGCAGGCGGTTCCAGGGCAGGGTGGGGACGTGGTCGCCTCCGTCCGGCGTCTTCGAGTGCACTTTCCGGTGGTCCGCGGACTCGGCCGATCCCGTTCCGGAGTGATACGGGCGGTGGATGGAGTGGACCTGGACGTGCGCCGCGGCCGGACCCTGGGCGTGGTCGGTGAGAGCGGCTGCGGCAAGACCACGCTGGGCCGGGCCCTCGTAGCCCTTGTCCGACCCACCGCGGGGACGATCGAGATCGACGGGAAGCCGATAGACCCCCGGAGCGGCAGGCACCGGAGAACCGTGCAGATGATCTTCCAGGATCCCTTCTCGGCGATGAACCCGGGTATGCGGGTGGGGGATGTGATTGCGGAGCCGCTGCGCATCCATAGGCTCGGGACACCGGAGGAGATCCGGGAACGAGTGTCCGAACTGCTCACCCAGGTAGGGCTTCCCACCGACGCCGGCCGGAGACACCCGCACGAGTTCAGCGGCGGGCAGAGGCAGCGGATCGCCGTCGCCCGCGCCCTGGCGGCCGATCCCGAGGTGATCGTCTGCGACGAGCCGGTCTCGTCCCTGGACGTCTCGGTCCAGGCCCAGGTCGTGAACCTGCTGGCCGACATACAGGCGGCTACAGGCATGGCGCTCGTCTTCATCGCCCATGACCTGGCGGTGGTGCGCCACGTTTCCCACGAGGTGGCCGTGATGTACCTCGGCGAGATCGTGGAGCGAGCCCCGCGCGACCAGCTCTACCGGGAGCCGCTCCACCCCTACACGAAGGCGCTCCTGGCCGCGGTGCCGGCGCCGGAGCCGGGCGTCTCCCACCCCGGCACACGCACCCGGCTCGTGGGGGACCTACCGAGCCCGGCCGACCCCCCGGCCGGCTGTCGCTTCCACACCCGGTGCCCGGTGGCGGTGGAAGGCCTGTGCTCGACGATCAAACCGGCTCTCACCGAGTCCGCCCCCGGTCGGTGGGTGTCCTGCCACTTGGTGAATCCACCCAGGCAGCAGCGGTCTTAGGCGCCAAGAGGGTTCCTGGCGTCAGGCGCGGACAAGGTGCTCTCCAGCCGACCCTACGGCCAACCGTTTGGGGTACGCTTGGCAGGCTGATGGAAGCCGGGCCGATGACCAGTTGTTCGTCCGGCGCGCTTCCCGCGTGGGGGAGAAAGGGATGACAACAATGCGAAGGTTTGCATCATCGAAGGCGCTGATTCTCGTCCTCGTGCTCGGTCTGATGGCAGCGGCGTGTGGCGGCGAGGACACGTCCGCGGACGAAGTGAGCGCCGCGCAGGCACAGGCGGCGGCCGCCCAGTCCGAAGCCGCGGCCGCCCAGTCCGATGCGGAGTCGGCTCAGGCGGAGGCGGAGTCGGCTCAGGCGGAGGCCGAAGCGGCGGCAGCGGCGCTGGCCCAGGCCCAGGCCGATCTGGAAGCAGCCGAGGCTGCGGCCTCAGAAGCCATGGAGGGGGACGAGGCCTCCCAGTCGGCGTTGGCCGACGCGCAGGCAGCCCTCGAGGAAGCCGAGGAAAGGGCTGCGGCGACGGCTGAAGCCTCCGAGGCGGCGGTGGCCGCCGCGGAGTCCGCCCTTGCTGAGGCCGAGCAGATGCTCGACGAGGCGATGATGGAGCAAGAGGCCGCCGCAGGACCGGTAACGGTACGGGCGGCTATCACCGGCGACGAGGCGACCCTCAACC
Proteins encoded in this window:
- a CDS encoding DNA alkylation repair protein; the protein is MDESLRADLVARLAAAGDPDRAEGQQRYMKSELPFHGVRVPEVRRLAGAVVRDHPLTDPDAWEETVVGIWRAATHREQRYGAIELAYARPYRGWLRPDRLAMVDEMIVTGAWWDYVDQLASKHMGHLLGTYPADIRPVLLSWAEDDDIWRRRTAILAQLRFKDRTDPDLLFTVIEPSIARKEFFLRKAIGWALRAYSKTCPDAVTRYVEANRRRLSPLSRREAMKALDS
- a CDS encoding DUF3566 domain-containing protein, with the translated sequence MATVRRVRRVIRKFDPWTVFKVSLLLHVVFAAATLIGLLLMWSLVERAGIPASLDRFLITISLVDEGSVFFDNGSRFIRVAIFFSVVFGAAMTLLTTLAAVFYNLTSDVVGGVEVVMLEETLQVPAAPVPSPPDPDPETPPEGSAEMPTLAGDRWWSSF
- a CDS encoding ABC transporter ATP-binding protein, with amino-acid sequence MTTATAVERHGPSRDATATGANLLDIENLAVRFELPTETIRAVSGVSLKVAPSETFALVGESGSGKSVSMLSVMGLLPSPPALVSGSIRLEGREIVGMPARELKRIRGRDVAMVFQEPMSSLNPVHRVGRQIGESLRIHRGFTKAEARRRAIELLDRVGIPSAASRVDDYPHEFSGGMRQRAMIAMALACEPKLLIADEPTTALDVTVQAQIVDLVREVQDEYRLAVVWITHDLGVVAEIADRVAVMYAGRIAETGPAHEIYRSTRHPYTSGLLRSIPRLDRPVTTRLAEIPGSPLRVAEELRGCPFDARCPLAGEGCSEALPELEEVGPGRHGSACIHHHQMGDPSDLWSEGSVPGEQAVPGQGGDVVASVRRLRVHFPVVRGLGRSRSGVIRAVDGVDLDVRRGRTLGVVGESGCGKTTLGRALVALVRPTAGTIEIDGKPIDPRSGRHRRTVQMIFQDPFSAMNPGMRVGDVIAEPLRIHRLGTPEEIRERVSELLTQVGLPTDAGRRHPHEFSGGQRQRIAVARALAADPEVIVCDEPVSSLDVSVQAQVVNLLADIQAATGMALVFIAHDLAVVRHVSHEVAVMYLGEIVERAPRDQLYREPLHPYTKALLAAVPAPEPGVSHPGTRTRLVGDLPSPADPPAGCRFHTRCPVAVEGLCSTIKPALTESAPGRWVSCHLVNPPRQQRS
- a CDS encoding cation diffusion facilitator family transporter, which codes for MLSKLKHLVVPHSHDHSETIQSADESSEEGIRAAWIGLAGMMATAVAQVVIVALSGSIALLADTIHNLGHAATTIPLIVAFRMGRWRATKRYTYGFRRAEDLVGLFIGLIILASVAIIIWESVDALINPRVVTNLWWVFAAGIVGFLGNEIVAVYRIRAGRRIGSAALIAEGQHARADGLTSIAVAIGMVGVWLGYPRADPIVGFLIAIVILGILVSSMRTVVRRLMDGVDEGLIDHLTATVKETPGVVAVDTVRARWSGHRMSGEVAIQIDPAQTVLRGHRIAEEVEHAVLHAVPNTDSVVVHLHPAVPADEASSLHELSGHHASREAREAYRARQASH